In the genome of Ktedonobacteraceae bacterium, one region contains:
- a CDS encoding protein kinase gives MAPQMCLNPDIGEGKAMECPNCRYQNRPDADFCANCGMALKQSGPLTAGTVTVGGTASGAQGTSRALTIGTPLQGGRYVITKILGEGGMGAAMVATDKRLDNKPVVIKELISDNSDPAKFKEDERNFKREVTTLAHLDHPLIPNVTDSFQEGSHYFMVQEYVDGENLEQRLERLKKPVPEREALSYASQVLDVLEYLAQQTPPVVHRDIKPANIIISSKDKRAHLVDFGIARADAARNARRKQTSALGTPGYAPPEQYQGNADPRSDLYALGATLHHILTNRDPRDYAPFSYPPARTLNPQISPETERVLSRALNNDITQRYQSATAMKRDIDDILYKRFGVSGNISSYTLGTSGPIAAVGTAGVANQPAQARSPQRPQPAPLTPVPPVHQSQAYSPAPISNYPPPPQLRQQRSNHFGRNFLIFVLIIFLIALAAYAALYFVRGRGTNITSGTTPTPTPGISNTPPANGIGGFKAPDGEIIGISDGSVAFDTQRPSGFGSYKVQAAADYRNGDIADAMALWQQEVNNDTSDAESLIYLEDQRVLSGGSPHITIIIGTMISGDNVGVGRDDLQGAYVAQKEYNDGVKLGGTLVRLLIANSGNQTAYATLVAQQIVKAAQSDPTIVGVMGWPFSSRTSEAVKILSAAHIPMVSQTASADSLTNVSPYFFRVAPPNSVEGVVGAHYAETKLHAKNVALFVDPDDPYSSTLAADFSKQFTADGNNIVVTEDYTVGQTGNLPSLLNNALSHNPDLIYFSGYSNDVAVLLQNLPTSGPFATLQILGGDALYELGGYPPTAHAGFDRLRFTSFAYPDEWDVLKLTAQKPVFFQEYPLYFNPKGRTITGSPYGYTRADNDVMLSYDAMLAILHASANILQKGSNSKITPAGLQQALSQINGPNAFQGVSGQIAFGTDGNPINKVVLILYVAQGGFIHMESAVAAGTFLVQG, from the coding sequence ATGGCCCCACAAATGTGTCTCAATCCCGATATTGGAGAGGGCAAAGCAATGGAATGTCCCAATTGTAGATATCAAAATCGCCCCGACGCGGATTTCTGCGCCAATTGCGGCATGGCTTTGAAACAGTCCGGCCCGCTCACTGCCGGTACTGTCACCGTCGGTGGAACCGCCAGCGGCGCGCAGGGCACTTCTCGCGCGCTCACTATTGGAACCCCTCTACAAGGTGGCCGCTACGTCATTACGAAGATTCTGGGCGAAGGCGGTATGGGCGCTGCCATGGTCGCGACCGATAAACGCCTGGACAATAAGCCGGTTGTCATCAAAGAACTCATCTCCGATAACAGCGACCCGGCCAAATTTAAAGAAGATGAGCGCAATTTCAAACGCGAAGTGACCACGCTGGCTCACCTCGATCATCCCTTGATCCCTAATGTCACCGACAGCTTCCAGGAAGGCTCGCACTACTTCATGGTGCAGGAATACGTGGATGGGGAAAACCTGGAACAACGCCTGGAGCGTCTCAAGAAGCCGGTACCGGAGCGCGAGGCGCTCAGTTATGCTTCCCAGGTGCTGGATGTCCTTGAATACCTGGCTCAACAAACGCCGCCCGTCGTCCACCGCGACATCAAGCCCGCCAATATCATCATCAGTTCGAAAGATAAAAGAGCGCACCTGGTCGATTTTGGCATTGCGCGCGCCGATGCCGCGCGCAATGCCAGGCGCAAGCAGACCTCAGCGCTCGGCACGCCCGGCTACGCGCCGCCCGAACAATATCAAGGCAACGCGGACCCGCGTTCCGATCTGTACGCGCTTGGCGCTACACTGCATCACATCCTGACCAACCGCGACCCACGTGATTACGCGCCCTTTTCCTACCCACCGGCGCGCACGTTGAACCCACAGATATCGCCGGAAACCGAGCGCGTCCTCTCGCGCGCCCTCAATAACGACATCACGCAGCGCTACCAGAGCGCGACCGCCATGAAACGCGATATTGATGATATTCTGTACAAGCGCTTCGGCGTTTCGGGAAATATTAGCAGCTACACGCTGGGAACATCCGGGCCGATTGCGGCTGTTGGAACTGCCGGCGTCGCAAACCAGCCTGCGCAGGCCAGATCGCCACAGCGCCCGCAACCCGCGCCTTTAACGCCGGTACCACCAGTGCATCAATCCCAAGCATATTCGCCTGCGCCGATCAGCAACTATCCGCCACCACCCCAGTTGAGGCAGCAGCGCAGCAACCACTTCGGGCGCAACTTTCTGATATTCGTCCTGATCATCTTCCTGATTGCCCTGGCCGCCTATGCCGCGCTGTACTTTGTGCGCGGTCGAGGAACAAACATAACTTCGGGTACTACACCGACCCCGACGCCAGGGATTAGCAACACCCCCCCGGCCAACGGCATTGGGGGGTTCAAAGCGCCCGATGGTGAAATCATTGGCATCAGTGACGGCAGCGTCGCTTTCGACACCCAAAGGCCAAGTGGTTTTGGCTCATATAAAGTGCAGGCGGCTGCCGACTACCGGAACGGTGATATTGCTGATGCCATGGCTCTGTGGCAGCAGGAAGTCAATAATGATACAAGCGATGCTGAAAGTTTGATCTACCTTGAAGATCAACGCGTTCTCAGCGGAGGAAGCCCCCATATTACCATCATCATTGGCACCATGATTTCAGGAGATAATGTCGGTGTGGGACGCGATGATCTCCAGGGAGCCTATGTAGCGCAAAAAGAATACAATGACGGGGTGAAGCTCGGTGGTACGCTGGTGCGCCTGCTGATCGCGAACTCAGGCAATCAGACAGCCTATGCAACTCTCGTCGCACAGCAAATTGTGAAAGCGGCTCAATCAGATCCTACCATTGTAGGGGTCATGGGCTGGCCGTTCAGTTCTCGCACAAGTGAGGCGGTCAAAATACTGAGCGCGGCGCATATCCCGATGGTATCGCAAACCGCGTCCGCCGATTCGCTTACAAATGTATCGCCCTACTTCTTCCGCGTCGCGCCTCCTAATAGTGTCGAAGGCGTGGTGGGCGCTCACTATGCCGAGACAAAGTTGCACGCGAAGAATGTCGCTCTCTTTGTCGATCCTGATGACCCGTATAGCAGCACGCTAGCAGCGGATTTTAGCAAGCAGTTCACAGCTGATGGCAACAACATCGTAGTTACCGAGGACTATACCGTAGGTCAGACGGGTAATTTACCCTCACTTTTAAACAATGCGCTGAGCCATAATCCCGACCTGATCTACTTTTCCGGCTATTCCAACGATGTGGCAGTCCTGCTGCAAAATCTACCCACTTCGGGACCATTCGCTACCTTGCAGATACTTGGGGGAGATGCGCTCTATGAATTGGGAGGTTATCCGCCTACAGCACACGCGGGCTTTGATCGCCTGCGCTTCACCTCGTTTGCCTATCCTGATGAATGGGATGTGCTGAAATTGACGGCGCAGAAACCTGTGTTCTTCCAGGAATATCCGCTGTACTTCAATCCGAAAGGTCGGACGATTACCGGCAGTCCCTACGGCTACACGCGGGCAGACAATGATGTCATGCTCTCCTATGACGCGATGCTGGCAATTCTGCATGCCAGCGCCAATATCCTGCAGAAAGGGTCAAATTCGAAAATCACGCCGGCAGGCTTGCAGCAGGCGCTTTCGCAAATCAATGGGCCGAATGCTTTCCAGGGGGTAAGCGGGCAGATCGCTTTTGGGACAGATGGTAATCCCATCAATAAGGTCGTCCTTATCCTGTACGTGGCTCAAGGCGGCTTTATCCACATGGAAAGCGCCGTGGCAGCGGGAACCTTTTTAGTGCAGGGATAA
- a CDS encoding ATP-binding protein, whose protein sequence is MTAHISSLYERQVRDGATSIEGESQEMVDVLQKIVQNAGAILGVSNCSVALLDATGTSLVTLAALQHGRKPRRTRFHMSEGVAGWVAEHREALIINDVRLDSRFKRLGRVPVGSMVCVPLIDRDNFIGTLTVSSREINAFSQKKLHMLTIFAQQAVLAITNARQAELAQRQANQLEMLLDLSRSITTRLEADDLYRTILVDAQRLAPCRQVIMYRFSERTQELLPSAELLVVEDAGDNGSTECSFIVTIGDVAREKISVPTETSLASWAAEHRHPMLHAPVKFLPDESAALPVSFDCAELAAPFVSKNILYGVILLRRPQAFTSEELRLVRNFSNMAAAALENVELFHRVRSDQEQLRAIVAESSDGIAIIGDNGCFLEVNAAFGRIFGMEPEQIVGMECLELLGCDDENTCEVSREKCMIQRAIQEQRALSYIEVDLAISGTSRSLGLSVTPIASTGRSFCLMIARDVTAIRDATRMKANFLSMITHELRSPLNAINGYLDLTLTGIAGELNEQQRDFLQRARAGSEHLYALVEDLLLVSRADAGQMRLNRELTSIREIVANAVEELELMAKDNAINIEVDIAHDFPSIYADPVRIQQVLRNLLSNSLRFTPQGGIVTIAARVISRTSPDSPEEQEKVVEVEVRDTGYGIAPEHQQRIFERFYQALPSETGRSGGQGLGLAIVKMIVELHDGQVMVESAPGQGSVFKFTLPGLLS, encoded by the coding sequence ATGACTGCTCACATCTCTTCCCTTTATGAGCGCCAGGTTCGCGATGGCGCCACTTCTATTGAAGGTGAATCACAGGAAATGGTCGATGTTTTGCAAAAAATCGTACAGAACGCGGGCGCTATCCTGGGGGTAAGCAACTGTTCGGTGGCATTGCTAGATGCGACGGGAACCTCGCTGGTAACACTCGCCGCCTTGCAGCATGGACGCAAACCGCGCCGGACTCGTTTTCATATGAGTGAGGGGGTGGCAGGTTGGGTGGCAGAGCATCGCGAAGCGCTGATCATCAACGATGTGAGACTCGATTCGCGTTTCAAACGTTTGGGGCGCGTTCCTGTTGGCTCGATGGTGTGCGTGCCTTTAATCGATAGAGATAATTTCATCGGCACGCTGACCGTTAGCAGTCGCGAAATCAATGCTTTTAGCCAGAAAAAGCTGCACATGCTGACGATCTTCGCCCAGCAGGCCGTGCTTGCCATCACCAATGCTCGCCAGGCTGAATTAGCCCAGCGCCAGGCCAACCAGCTCGAGATGCTGCTGGACCTTTCGCGCAGCATCACCACCCGGCTAGAAGCCGATGACCTGTACCGGACGATCCTGGTTGACGCCCAGCGGCTGGCTCCCTGCCGGCAGGTCATCATGTACCGGTTCTCGGAGCGCACCCAGGAACTGCTTCCGTCCGCCGAGCTTCTGGTCGTCGAGGACGCCGGCGATAACGGCAGCACTGAATGTAGCTTTATTGTCACGATTGGAGACGTGGCGCGTGAAAAAATCAGCGTGCCGACGGAAACTTCATTAGCTTCATGGGCCGCCGAACACCGCCATCCCATGTTGCATGCCCCGGTCAAATTCTTGCCTGATGAAAGCGCCGCACTCCCAGTCAGCTTTGATTGCGCGGAACTGGCGGCGCCTTTCGTCTCCAAGAACATCCTGTATGGCGTGATTCTGTTGCGCAGGCCACAGGCTTTCACGAGCGAAGAACTGCGGCTGGTACGCAATTTCAGTAATATGGCGGCGGCGGCGCTCGAAAATGTGGAACTGTTTCATCGCGTGCGCAGCGACCAGGAGCAACTGCGCGCCATCGTGGCGGAAAGCTCAGACGGTATCGCCATCATCGGTGACAACGGATGTTTTCTGGAAGTGAATGCCGCTTTTGGCCGCATCTTTGGCATGGAGCCGGAGCAAATCGTGGGTATGGAATGCCTGGAACTGCTGGGCTGCGACGACGAGAATACGTGCGAAGTAAGCCGCGAGAAATGTATGATCCAGCGCGCCATCCAGGAACAGCGCGCCCTGTCCTACATCGAGGTTGACCTGGCAATTTCGGGAACGTCACGTTCGCTGGGACTGAGCGTCACGCCCATTGCCAGCACCGGCAGATCGTTCTGCCTGATGATAGCGCGTGATGTGACGGCTATTCGCGATGCGACGCGCATGAAAGCCAACTTCTTGTCGATGATTACGCACGAGCTGCGTTCGCCGCTCAATGCCATCAACGGCTACCTCGATCTTACCCTGACGGGTATCGCGGGCGAACTGAATGAGCAGCAGCGTGATTTCTTGCAGCGCGCGCGGGCGGGCAGCGAACACCTCTATGCGCTTGTCGAAGACCTGTTACTCGTCTCGCGCGCGGATGCTGGGCAAATGCGTTTGAACCGCGAATTGACGAGCATTCGAGAAATCGTGGCCAATGCCGTGGAAGAACTCGAGCTGATGGCCAAAGACAATGCGATCAACATCGAGGTCGATATTGCCCATGACTTTCCCTCTATCTATGCCGACCCGGTTCGCATTCAGCAGGTGTTGCGCAACCTCTTAAGCAACTCGCTGCGCTTTACGCCACAGGGAGGGATTGTGACCATCGCGGCACGTGTTATTTCCAGGACATCTCCAGACTCACCGGAGGAGCAGGAAAAAGTGGTGGAGGTAGAGGTTCGCGACACAGGCTACGGCATTGCGCCCGAACACCAGCAGCGCATTTTTGAACGCTTCTACCAGGCCCTTCCGAGCGAGACTGGTCGTTCAGGCGGCCAGGGACTGGGACTTGCGATTGTGAAGATGATTGTGGAGTTGCACGACGGGCAGGTGATGGTCGAAAGCGCGCCGGGGCAAGGAAGCGTGTTTAAATTTACGCTGCCTGGTCTGCTCTCATAA